A stretch of Acidimicrobiales bacterium DNA encodes these proteins:
- a CDS encoding prepilin-type N-terminal cleavage/methylation domain-containing protein: MNRNTKAHTSKRDGGFTLIEVMVVVLIIGVLLAIGVPTYLGARERAQDRSAQSSVRTAQSAALVIYTDEADFRDVTVRELRTVEPGFTWLSANSASNDDNRISVATRSNGTEWGAAAMSDSGTCFYIRLRESGTTLYGSSSSASCTGNQALSRARSTGW, translated from the coding sequence ATGAACAGGAATACGAAGGCACACACCTCTAAGCGGGACGGAGGCTTCACCCTCATCGAGGTCATGGTCGTCGTCCTGATCATCGGCGTTCTCCTCGCGATCGGCGTCCCGACCTACCTCGGGGCGCGGGAGCGGGCGCAGGATCGCTCCGCTCAGTCGAGCGTGCGCACCGCACAGTCGGCGGCACTCGTCATCTACACGGACGAGGCCGACTTCCGGGACGTGACGGTTCGCGAACTGCGGACCGTGGAGCCGGGCTTCACCTGGCTGTCCGCCAACTCGGCGTCGAACGACGACAACCGCATCAGCGTCGCCACCCGGTCCAACGGCACCGAGTGGGGCGCCGCGGCGATGTCCGACTCGGGCACCTGCTTCTACATCCGTCTCCGCGAGAGCGGCACGACGCTGTACGGCAGCTCGTCGTCGGCGTCCTGCACGGGCAACCAGGCCCTGAGCCGGGCCCGGTCGACCGGTTGGTGA
- a CDS encoding type II secretion system F family protein, producing MTAIAEPRSDTQPDATYSYKALDETGTMQTGELGSRSKDEAISRLRRLGLRPVSIKETRASALGREYSMPGFGPRVKGRDLAVMARQFATMINAGVPMLRTLEVLTSQSTSPLLASTLGQVRFDVESGESLSNAIGRHPKVFDTLFVSMVRAGETAGALDSVLLQLAATLEQAVSTRQKIRSALAYPIAVSVMVVGVITIMLLFVVPTFAGIYDDLGGPLPAPTQALVNVSAALTGHLPLIILVGVGSAFALRQWKRTESGRYRWDWLMLRVPLVGNLLLKSSVARFGRTMAVLTKSGVPVLETLRIASGTVGNAVFARALLDTREAVRDGEPLAQNLGKSPVFPTMAVQLIAVGEETGALDQMFEIVATSFEEEVETAVSGFSAVIEPVMMALIGLLVGGMVIALYLPMFRVIDLVQ from the coding sequence ATGACCGCGATCGCCGAGCCCCGGAGCGATACGCAGCCCGACGCCACGTACTCGTACAAGGCGTTGGACGAGACGGGCACGATGCAGACGGGCGAACTCGGGTCCCGATCCAAGGACGAGGCCATCAGTCGCCTCCGCCGACTCGGCCTGCGCCCGGTGTCGATCAAGGAGACCCGTGCCTCCGCCCTCGGGCGTGAGTATTCGATGCCCGGCTTCGGCCCCCGGGTCAAGGGTCGTGACCTCGCGGTCATGGCCCGCCAGTTCGCCACGATGATCAACGCCGGGGTGCCCATGCTGCGCACCCTCGAGGTCCTGACCTCGCAGTCGACCAGTCCCCTGCTGGCGTCGACGCTCGGCCAGGTGCGCTTCGACGTCGAGAGCGGCGAGTCGTTGAGCAACGCGATCGGCCGTCATCCGAAGGTGTTCGACACGCTCTTCGTGTCGATGGTCCGAGCCGGCGAGACCGCCGGCGCGCTCGACAGCGTCCTCCTCCAGCTCGCGGCCACGCTCGAGCAGGCGGTCTCGACCCGCCAGAAGATCCGCTCCGCGCTCGCCTACCCGATCGCCGTGTCGGTGATGGTCGTCGGTGTGATCACGATCATGCTGCTCTTCGTGGTGCCGACCTTCGCCGGGATCTACGACGATCTCGGTGGCCCGCTGCCGGCACCGACCCAGGCGCTCGTCAACGTGTCCGCCGCACTCACCGGCCATCTGCCGCTCATCATTCTCGTGGGGGTCGGCTCCGCGTTCGCCCTCCGCCAGTGGAAGCGGACCGAGTCGGGCCGCTATCGGTGGGACTGGCTGATGCTGCGGGTTCCGCTCGTCGGCAACCTGCTGCTGAAGAGCAGTGTGGCGCGGTTCGGCCGGACCATGGCCGTGCTCACGAAGTCGGGCGTCCCCGTGCTGGAGACGCTGCGTATCGCGTCCGGCACCGTCGGCAACGCCGTGTTCGCCCGGGCCCTGCTCGACACGCGGGAGGCCGTGCGCGACGGCGAGCCGCTCGCCCAGAATCTCGGCAAATCACCCGTCTTCCCGACGATGGCCGTCCAGCTGATCGCCGTCGGTGAGGAAACCGGCGCCCTCGATCAGATGTTCGAGATCGTGGCGACCTCCTTCGAGGAGGAGGTCGAAACCGCCGTTTCCGGCTTCTCGGCGGTCATCGAACCCGTGATGATGGCGCTGATCGGCCTGCTGGTCGGAGGCATGGTCATTGCCCTGTATCTCCCGATGTTCAGGGTGATCGACCTAGTCCAATAG
- a CDS encoding PilT/PilU family type 4a pilus ATPase: MTKAQLLPEGADRHTVHNDIDEDWRTLDDDGRAFLADALAGTGEPTDGRLTELLDAALAADASDLHLSAGTVPHVRVRGELRPLAGSTPLAAADLATMLNAPLSLDQRQLLSARGDLDTALDLSGTNPGNRRFRASIFRQSGSLAAAIRLVPDTIPALDDLGLPAAVRRFTALTSGLVLVTGPTGSGKSTTLASMIQEINQSTRSHIVTIEDPIEYRHVPLQSVIQQREVGGDTESYVAALRGALRQDPDVILIGELRDLDTIRVALTAAETGHVVFATLHSSDATSAVNRIIDVFPGDQQAQIRSQLALSLEGSISQRLVPSTSESLVPATEVMTATSAVRNLIRSDKVHQLPSILETGGDDGMHTFDQSLAGLVRRGAVDPLVARTVASSAANLESLMGR; encoded by the coding sequence GTGACGAAGGCTCAACTCCTCCCCGAGGGGGCCGACCGGCACACCGTGCACAACGACATCGACGAAGACTGGCGGACGCTCGACGACGACGGACGAGCCTTTCTCGCCGACGCCCTGGCGGGAACCGGCGAACCGACGGACGGCCGATTGACCGAGCTGCTCGACGCCGCGCTCGCGGCCGACGCATCGGACCTGCATCTCAGCGCGGGCACCGTGCCCCACGTGCGCGTGCGCGGCGAACTCCGCCCGCTGGCCGGAAGCACGCCGCTCGCGGCGGCGGATCTGGCGACGATGCTGAACGCCCCGCTCTCGCTCGACCAACGGCAACTGCTCAGCGCCCGCGGCGACCTCGACACCGCCCTGGACCTCAGCGGGACCAACCCCGGCAACCGACGGTTCCGGGCGAGCATCTTCCGTCAGTCGGGCAGCCTCGCGGCGGCGATCCGGCTGGTCCCCGACACGATCCCGGCCCTCGACGACCTCGGCCTCCCCGCCGCCGTCCGCCGGTTCACCGCCCTCACGAGCGGCCTCGTCCTGGTCACCGGGCCGACCGGCAGCGGCAAGTCCACGACGCTCGCCAGCATGATCCAGGAGATCAACCAGTCGACGCGCTCGCACATCGTCACGATCGAGGATCCGATCGAGTATCGCCACGTGCCGCTCCAGTCCGTCATCCAACAGCGCGAGGTCGGCGGCGACACGGAGAGCTATGTGGCCGCCCTGCGGGGCGCGCTGCGCCAGGACCCCGACGTGATCCTGATCGGCGAGCTCCGCGATCTCGACACCATCCGGGTGGCACTCACCGCGGCGGAGACCGGCCATGTGGTGTTCGCCACGCTCCACAGCAGCGACGCCACCAGCGCGGTCAACCGCATCATCGACGTCTTCCCGGGCGACCAACAGGCGCAGATCCGTTCCCAGCTCGCGCTCTCGCTGGAGGGTTCGATCAGCCAGCGTCTCGTCCCCTCCACGTCAGAGAGCCTCGTGCCCGCCACCGAGGTGATGACGGCGACCTCCGCCGTTCGCAACCTGATCCGCTCGGACAAGGTGCACCAGCTGCCGTCGATCCTCGAGACCGGGGGCGACGACGGCATGCACACGTTCGACCAATCCCTCGCCGGCCTCGTTCGCCGCGGCGCCGTCGATCCGCTCGTGGCCCGCACCGTGGCCTCCAGCGCCGCCAACCTCGAATCGTTGATGGGCCGATGA
- a CDS encoding ATPase, T2SS/T4P/T4SS family, with the protein MAQLAVATRRRIGEILVELEIVTEAQISAALETQRSSGKRLGEVLLEEGLVRPGDLVRALAVQFDLEFVDLNDHPIDVELAQLIPQQMATRHRALPVWRADDQIVVAMANPVDVLALDDIHALVGRQVKPVMAEAAQILNAIERLGHSDSRVRETIQAAVGENRQYAEIADVSIASDNDSDAPIVQFIDLLLAKAVQENASDIHVEPSSDDLRIRFRVDGVLHEAMSPPSSLRAGIISRIKVMADIDIAERRVPQDGRLTARVNGEDFDVRVATIPTVHGEAAVLRILHSTARGGGIGTIGFLPDQLERFKEAYERPWGAILVTGPTGSGKSTTLYATIEELRDPTRNIITIEDPVEYRMDGIKQVQVNQKSGMTFARALRSFLRADPDIMLVGEIRDGETATIAIEASLTGHLVLSTLHTNSSAAAPMRLVEMGVEPFLVASSVSAVMAQRLARRLCEKCREPREVHLDQLGLDDNELSLLSPDLRAEQSFEGFRSVGCEACSDTGYRGRFAVHEVMPMSSEISDLVLAHARAEEVERVAVDHGMVTLRSDGLRKVKMGLTTVEELFRVIT; encoded by the coding sequence ATGGCACAGCTCGCGGTCGCCACGCGCCGCCGAATCGGCGAGATCCTCGTCGAACTCGAGATCGTCACCGAGGCGCAGATCTCCGCCGCGCTCGAAACCCAACGATCCAGCGGGAAGCGGCTCGGCGAGGTACTCCTCGAGGAAGGCCTCGTACGGCCGGGTGACCTCGTGCGGGCTCTGGCCGTCCAGTTCGATCTCGAGTTCGTCGACCTCAACGACCACCCGATCGACGTCGAGTTGGCGCAGCTCATCCCTCAGCAGATGGCGACCCGTCACCGGGCCCTCCCGGTCTGGCGTGCCGACGATCAAATCGTCGTGGCGATGGCCAACCCGGTCGACGTGCTCGCACTGGACGACATCCATGCCCTGGTCGGCCGGCAGGTCAAGCCGGTCATGGCTGAGGCGGCCCAGATCCTCAATGCCATCGAGCGCCTCGGCCACAGCGACTCGCGGGTACGCGAGACGATCCAGGCGGCGGTCGGAGAGAACCGGCAGTACGCCGAGATCGCCGACGTCTCGATCGCGTCGGACAACGACAGCGACGCCCCGATCGTGCAGTTCATCGATCTCCTGCTCGCCAAGGCGGTGCAGGAGAACGCGTCGGACATCCATGTCGAGCCGAGTTCCGACGATCTGCGCATCCGGTTCCGCGTCGACGGCGTGCTCCACGAGGCGATGTCACCGCCGAGTTCGCTGCGGGCCGGCATCATCAGCCGCATCAAGGTGATGGCGGACATCGACATCGCCGAGCGTCGCGTTCCCCAGGACGGTCGGTTGACCGCCCGGGTGAACGGCGAGGACTTCGACGTCCGTGTCGCGACGATTCCGACCGTGCACGGCGAGGCCGCCGTGCTCCGGATCCTGCACAGCACGGCCCGGGGCGGCGGTATCGGCACCATCGGTTTCCTTCCCGACCAGCTCGAACGCTTCAAGGAGGCCTACGAGCGTCCCTGGGGCGCCATCCTCGTGACGGGTCCGACCGGTTCGGGCAAGTCGACGACCCTCTACGCCACGATCGAGGAACTCCGCGACCCGACGCGCAACATCATCACCATCGAGGATCCCGTCGAGTACCGCATGGACGGCATCAAGCAGGTCCAGGTCAACCAGAAGTCGGGCATGACGTTCGCCCGGGCGCTGCGATCCTTCCTGCGGGCCGACCCCGACATCATGCTCGTCGGCGAGATCCGCGACGGCGAGACCGCGACGATCGCGATCGAAGCGTCCCTGACCGGTCACCTCGTCCTCTCGACGTTGCACACGAACAGCAGCGCGGCGGCGCCGATGAGGCTCGTCGAGATGGGCGTGGAACCCTTCCTCGTCGCGTCGTCGGTCTCCGCGGTCATGGCGCAGCGTCTTGCTCGCCGGCTCTGCGAGAAGTGTCGCGAACCCCGCGAAGTGCATCTCGACCAACTCGGTCTCGACGACAACGAGCTCTCGCTCCTGTCCCCCGACCTGCGGGCCGAGCAATCGTTCGAGGGTTTCCGGTCGGTGGGGTGCGAAGCCTGCTCGGACACCGGGTACCGCGGCCGGTTCGCCGTCCACGAGGTCATGCCGATGTCGAGCGAGATCTCGGATCTCGTCCTCGCTCATGCCCGGGCCGAGGAGGTCGAACGGGTCGCGGTCGATCACGGCATGGTGACGCTGCGCTCCGACGGTCTCCGCAAGGTCAAAATGGGGCTGACGACCGTCGAAGAGCTCTTCCGCGTCATCACCTGA
- the pilM gene encoding pilus assembly protein PilM produces the protein MAERVVGLALDDRVLRGVELRPASRLRRRGPEVVRAGELEMPVGVVDHGEILDVEAFSRHIKDLWKRAGFRSKQLAIGIDARSAVIRRATLPALAPTELRQAAAYEISDLLSYPLDDALVSFQEVGRTTGEDGESVHALTLAIRQQTLVDVHGAIRGAGLRVAHSQLTQSALVAAINEQGLCPDDTVGLIVDVSQDVTNVVLHDNDGLLLSRVVTAGVGTESSLSDQLQVELDILSGYGNSSGDPAATTAGSAGLTTLMQGIRRTVDYYRSEIDDRPIDRVVLCGEQSSAAGLAQGIAESFPEADVLRHERPSVGEEGSEYDDSYAVALAATGPAAKRRFDLVPTVHREQRATRARVAVGVVGALAIAPLLYADIEDRQGIADEQAQIALGVERRVDTLRLELEAFDDQLSVESLARRQTARVEDLLAAEYPVATALRQLAEAMPADTFLISARVQRAAPGETSTGYDGPAPLAMLTLTGVAPDIDGVGRWVEAAETVPLLDGIWLAQSAIGPFDATERVGAVFTVDAVLVAPTFPDDTEADG, from the coding sequence GTGGCTGAACGAGTCGTCGGCCTCGCGCTCGATGACCGGGTGCTGCGCGGCGTCGAACTCCGCCCCGCCTCACGCCTGCGTCGACGGGGGCCCGAGGTGGTGCGCGCCGGCGAGCTGGAGATGCCGGTCGGCGTGGTCGACCATGGCGAGATCCTCGACGTCGAGGCCTTTTCCCGCCACATCAAGGACCTGTGGAAACGGGCCGGATTCCGGTCGAAGCAGCTCGCGATCGGCATCGACGCCCGATCTGCCGTGATCCGGCGAGCGACGCTGCCGGCTCTGGCGCCGACTGAACTCCGCCAGGCGGCGGCGTACGAGATCAGCGATCTGCTCAGCTACCCGCTCGACGACGCACTCGTCTCGTTCCAGGAGGTCGGCCGGACCACCGGCGAGGACGGCGAATCCGTCCATGCTCTCACCCTCGCGATCAGACAGCAGACCCTCGTCGACGTCCATGGCGCGATCCGCGGTGCCGGACTGCGGGTGGCGCACAGCCAGCTGACCCAGTCCGCCCTCGTCGCCGCGATCAACGAGCAGGGCCTGTGTCCCGACGACACGGTCGGCCTGATCGTGGACGTCAGCCAGGACGTGACCAATGTCGTCCTGCACGACAACGACGGTCTCCTGTTGTCGCGCGTCGTGACCGCGGGCGTCGGCACCGAGTCATCGCTGTCCGACCAGCTCCAGGTCGAGCTCGACATCCTGAGCGGCTATGGGAACAGCTCCGGCGATCCGGCCGCGACCACTGCGGGGTCGGCCGGCCTGACGACGCTGATGCAGGGCATCCGGCGCACTGTCGACTACTACCGCAGCGAGATCGACGACCGCCCCATCGATCGCGTCGTACTGTGCGGTGAGCAGTCGAGCGCCGCCGGCCTCGCCCAGGGCATCGCTGAGTCGTTTCCCGAGGCCGATGTGCTCCGTCACGAGCGGCCATCGGTCGGTGAGGAGGGCAGCGAATACGACGACTCCTACGCGGTCGCGCTGGCTGCGACGGGCCCGGCCGCGAAACGGCGTTTCGATCTCGTCCCGACGGTGCATCGTGAGCAGCGGGCGACGCGCGCCAGGGTTGCCGTCGGCGTCGTCGGTGCCCTCGCCATCGCACCCCTGCTGTACGCCGACATCGAGGACCGGCAGGGCATCGCCGACGAACAGGCGCAGATCGCCCTCGGTGTCGAACGCCGGGTCGACACGTTGCGTCTCGAGCTCGAAGCCTTCGACGATCAGCTGTCCGTCGAGAGTCTCGCCCGTCGCCAGACGGCGCGCGTCGAGGATCTCCTCGCCGCGGAGTACCCGGTCGCCACTGCGCTTCGCCAGCTCGCCGAGGCGATGCCGGCCGACACGTTCCTCATCTCGGCCCGGGTCCAGCGGGCCGCACCGGGCGAGACGTCCACCGGCTACGACGGCCCCGCCCCGCTCGCGATGCTGACCCTCACGGGTGTCGCGCCGGACATCGATGGTGTCGGACGATGGGTCGAGGCGGCCGAGACGGTTCCGCTGCTCGACGGTATCTGGCTCGCCCAGTCCGCGATCGGACCGTTCGACGCCACGGAGCGGGTCGGCGCGGTGTTCACCGTCGACGCCGTTCTCGTGGCCCCGACGTTCCCCGATGACACGGAGGCGGACGGATGA
- the pilO gene encoding type 4a pilus biogenesis protein PilO, producing MTPRSIAQVLAPTAVAIAAWFAVGWLPSQSASAQDAEAEAQAEFALLAAELADARALGAELDALEADIEAAEKAVPAQREVGTFVRFAHSAATESGVVLDQIAPLAVSSDTDPDSEAPLPSGTSSILISIGATGSYLDLMSFIDALVAADRLVLVDGVEMRADESDSAIVILDVEVRIFTTESLVGVPDLGFDDEFLDDPVDDPVDEPIEGEA from the coding sequence ATGACCCCGCGCTCCATCGCCCAGGTCCTCGCGCCGACCGCCGTGGCCATCGCCGCGTGGTTCGCGGTCGGTTGGCTTCCGTCGCAGTCCGCGTCCGCGCAGGACGCGGAGGCCGAGGCCCAGGCGGAGTTCGCCCTGCTGGCCGCCGAACTGGCCGACGCCCGCGCCCTCGGCGCGGAACTCGATGCCCTCGAAGCGGACATCGAAGCCGCGGAGAAGGCGGTGCCGGCCCAGCGGGAGGTCGGCACATTCGTTCGGTTCGCCCACTCGGCTGCGACCGAGTCGGGGGTCGTGCTCGATCAGATCGCACCGCTCGCGGTGTCCTCCGACACGGACCCGGACAGCGAAGCCCCGCTCCCGTCGGGCACCTCCTCGATCCTGATCAGCATCGGCGCGACCGGCAGCTACCTGGATCTCATGTCGTTCATCGACGCGCTGGTCGCGGCCGACCGCCTCGTGCTCGTCGACGGCGTGGAGATGCGGGCCGACGAGTCGGACTCGGCGATCGTGATCCTCGATGTCGAGGTTCGGATCTTCACCACGGAGAGCCTCGTCGGCGTTCCCGATCTCGGCTTCGACGACGAGTTCCTCGACGATCCGGTCGACGATCCGGTCGACGAGCCGATCGAGGGGGAGGCCTGA